One region of Spiroplasma culicicola AES-1 genomic DNA includes:
- a CDS encoding viperin family antiviral radical SAM protein, which translates to MYTIEQLNSIKLNFHFSMFCNMRCKFCFYAPLIAKAKREDNLNNWLEIIKKVAFFKAINFAGGEPTLYWNQLKQMAKLCKELGLKVTLITNGTVIKNKSQNEVNDLLQYFNSVGISMDSIDLNINQNSGRAIGNKSALSEDDYLEVGAKIKKAGCQLKINSVVHSLNKNTRMIDFIEKIDPYKWKIMQVSSVGQEFHKDFIISKSDFDKFLEINDIKNKHSFVKSIEDETTVTSTYVMIDGEGYFYNSDQIYNKNNKSILKENVDVLEEFNKCNFDINSQLDRYKNEK; encoded by the coding sequence ATGTATACAATTGAACAATTAAATAGTATTAAATTGAATTTTCACTTTAGTATGTTTTGCAATATGAGATGTAAATTTTGCTTTTATGCTCCATTGATTGCAAAAGCAAAACGTGAAGATAATTTAAACAATTGATTAGAAATAATTAAAAAAGTTGCCTTTTTTAAAGCAATTAACTTTGCAGGTGGAGAACCTACACTTTATTGAAATCAATTAAAACAAATGGCTAAACTATGTAAAGAATTAGGTCTTAAAGTTACTTTAATAACAAATGGAACAGTAATTAAAAATAAATCTCAAAATGAAGTAAATGATCTATTACAGTATTTTAATAGTGTGGGAATTAGCATGGATTCAATTGATTTAAATATAAACCAAAATTCAGGTAGAGCGATTGGCAATAAATCTGCATTATCTGAAGATGATTATTTAGAGGTTGGAGCAAAAATAAAAAAAGCAGGGTGTCAACTTAAAATTAATTCTGTAGTTCATTCTTTAAATAAAAATACAAGGATGATAGATTTTATAGAAAAAATTGATCCATATAAATGAAAAATAATGCAAGTTAGTTCTGTTGGTCAAGAATTTCATAAGGATTTCATTATTTCTAAGTCTGATTTTGATAAATTTTTAGAAATAAATGATATTAAAAATAAACATAGTTTTGTAAAATCAATTGAAGATGAAACTACTGTTACATCAACTTATGTGATGATTGATGGAGAGGGATATTTCTATAATTCAGATCAAATATATAATAAGAATAATAAAAGTATTTTAAAAGAAAATGTAGATGTATTAGAAGAATTTAATAAATGTAATTTTGATATAAATTCTCAATTAGATAGATATAAAAATGAAAAATAA
- a CDS encoding TroA family protein: MKKIIMSVLILLNCFLITTFVLGCNPLREGKILITDMAGDEVYIDENPKKVAAVSPSTGDLMIAFGMGEYLDGTYYSVLDNSWAKEIYPTSIELFGYDYDTSVETFIVRDVDLIFIPEPTTARNLRKHGLNALCIRQFAETGYDEYVFTFSNIVKQIWPVETSEIVDYWQNDFLTAVREVKKVLDDHEVDIRTLYYICGDKDRGLGYTDLGKSMLEYVFDILKIDFICDRFETNRPSVEAVAKEDPDLVVIGGIYQRSLFERIHKENVWKDLRAVNENNVYTIPLSFVSWEQTSAESSLFIYDIANKLYPNLFDFDIGELTKQTLNKYFNYKINDQNLNYMLQGLDKNGQWLI, encoded by the coding sequence ATGAAAAAAATAATTATGTCTGTATTAATTTTATTAAATTGTTTTTTAATAACTACATTTGTATTGGGATGTAATCCATTAAGGGAAGGTAAAATTCTAATTACTGATATGGCAGGTGATGAAGTATATATTGATGAAAATCCCAAAAAAGTAGCTGCAGTGTCACCTTCTACGGGAGACTTAATGATTGCTTTTGGTATGGGTGAATATCTTGATGGTACTTATTATAGTGTTCTTGATAATTCATGAGCTAAAGAAATTTATCCAACCTCAATTGAATTATTTGGCTATGATTATGACACAAGTGTTGAAACATTTATTGTAAGAGATGTTGATTTAATTTTTATTCCAGAACCTACAACTGCAAGAAATCTTAGAAAACATGGCCTTAATGCTTTGTGTATTAGACAATTTGCTGAGACTGGCTATGATGAATATGTATTTACATTTTCAAATATAGTAAAACAAATATGGCCTGTTGAAACATCAGAAATTGTTGACTACTGACAAAATGATTTTTTAACAGCTGTTAGAGAAGTTAAAAAAGTTTTAGACGATCATGAAGTAGATATAAGAACATTATATTATATATGCGGTGATAAAGATCGCGGATTAGGTTATACAGATTTAGGAAAATCAATGTTAGAATATGTTTTTGATATTTTAAAAATTGATTTTATTTGTGATCGTTTTGAAACTAATAGACCTAGTGTAGAAGCAGTTGCAAAAGAAGATCCAGACTTGGTTGTAATTGGTGGAATTTATCAAAGAAGTTTGTTTGAAAGAATTCATAAAGAAAATGTATGGAAAGACTTAAGAGCAGTAAATGAAAATAATGTATACACAATTCCATTAAGTTTTGTAAGTTGAGAGCAAACTTCAGCTGAAAGTTCATTGTTTATTTATGATATAGCGAATAAACTTTATCCAAATCTATTTGATTTTGATATTGGAGAATTAACTAAACAAACTTTAAATAAATATTTTAATTATAAAATAAACGATCAAAATTTAAACTATATGTTACAAGGATTGGATAAAAACGGACAATGATTAATTTAA
- a CDS encoding FecCD family ABC transporter permease, with protein MVIKKKPKKINIIFYFILFSLIFTLLFFSSLYFGRFSMKINVFFEALFNAKTKYTIERSIIINLRLPRTIAASLIGISLALSGLVYQEIFQNKLVSPDLLGVSSGASVGACFAILVGLGGIWICTFSFVFGIISMILTLFIAKVFRNDSPIILLLSGIIISGFMGAVLSLIKYLADSDSQLGEITFWLLGSFSKVIMSDVWIILPIVSICSIILLILRWRINIISLGREEATTRGLNYKIHLLVLIIVVTILTSISVAFAGVIGWVGLVIPHITRIIVGRNNVFSIPISIFLGAIFLLLCDIISRSFTNSEIPLSAITGFIGTPTFIVILALKKGNIYE; from the coding sequence ATGGTTATAAAAAAGAAACCTAAAAAAATAAATATAATATTTTATTTTATACTTTTTTCATTGATATTTACTTTACTATTTTTTTCAAGTCTTTATTTTGGCAGATTCTCAATGAAAATTAATGTCTTTTTTGAAGCTCTATTCAATGCAAAAACAAAATATACGATTGAGAGAAGTATAATTATTAACTTGCGTTTACCTAGAACAATTGCTGCAAGTTTAATAGGAATATCTTTAGCATTATCTGGACTTGTATATCAAGAAATTTTTCAAAACAAATTAGTTTCACCTGATTTATTAGGTGTTTCAAGTGGTGCAAGTGTTGGTGCATGCTTTGCAATACTCGTTGGTTTAGGTGGGATATGAATTTGTACATTTTCTTTTGTTTTTGGAATTATTTCAATGATTTTAACGTTGTTTATTGCAAAGGTATTTAGAAATGATTCGCCAATAATTTTACTATTATCCGGAATTATAATTTCAGGATTTATGGGAGCAGTATTAAGTTTAATAAAATATTTAGCAGATTCAGACAGTCAACTAGGTGAAATTACTTTTTGATTATTGGGTTCATTTTCCAAAGTTATTATGAGTGATGTTTGAATAATTTTGCCAATAGTCAGTATTTGTTCAATTATACTCTTAATTTTGAGATGAAGAATTAATATCATTTCATTAGGTAGAGAAGAAGCTACAACTAGGGGATTAAATTATAAAATACATTTATTAGTACTGATCATTGTTGTTACAATTTTAACTTCTATTTCAGTTGCCTTTGCTGGAGTCATTGGTTGAGTAGGATTAGTGATACCACATATAACTAGAATTATTGTTGGAAGAAATAATGTATTTTCTATTCCAATATCAATATTTTTAGGTGCAATTTTTTTATTATTATGTGATATTATATCAAGATCGTTTACTAATTCTGAAATACCTTTATCTGCAATAACTGGCTTTATTGGAACACCAACATTTATTGTGATTTTAGCACTAAAAAAGGGGAATATATATGAATAA
- a CDS encoding ABC transporter ATP-binding protein gives MNNIVLKELNFSYKNKQVLNNISANFEENEISVILGLNGCGKTTILKLITGLLKIKENTISLNELNINEIKNHQLSKLVSYVPQLINNNNTFLVQDFLMFSFANRLKFYSQPSKEQLGIVKGIAKEFLIEDLLDQSIAHLSGGQKQMVYICSAIIQDTPIIVLDEPLSALDLKNQYKIIEILKKLKDKGKTIILSCHNPNICLHLDAKVFLIKEGKLINQGPARKIITPVILKEIYGNNLKYSKESDYDEITFR, from the coding sequence ATGAATAATATAGTTTTAAAGGAATTAAATTTTTCTTATAAGAATAAGCAGGTATTAAATAATATAAGTGCTAATTTTGAAGAAAATGAAATATCAGTTATTTTAGGTTTAAATGGATGTGGCAAAACTACTATTCTAAAATTAATAACAGGTTTACTAAAAATAAAAGAAAATACAATTAGTTTAAATGAATTAAATATTAATGAAATTAAAAATCATCAATTATCAAAATTAGTTTCTTATGTGCCACAGTTAATAAATAATAACAATACTTTTCTAGTTCAAGATTTTTTAATGTTTAGCTTTGCAAATAGATTAAAATTTTATTCACAACCAAGTAAAGAACAACTTGGTATTGTTAAGGGCATAGCAAAAGAATTCTTAATTGAAGATTTATTAGATCAAAGTATTGCCCACTTAAGCGGAGGACAAAAACAAATGGTCTACATTTGTAGTGCAATTATTCAAGACACACCAATAATTGTATTAGATGAACCACTTTCAGCACTTGATTTGAAAAATCAATATAAAATAATTGAAATTCTAAAAAAATTAAAAGATAAAGGAAAAACGATTATTTTATCTTGTCATAATCCAAATATTTGTTTACATTTAGATGCAAAAGTATTTCTAATAAAAGAAGGAAAACTAATTAATCAAGGTCCAGCACGCAAAATTATAACTCCAGTAATTTTAAAAGAGATTTATGGCAATAATCTTAAATATAGTAAGGAATCAGATTATGATGAAATTACATTCAGATAA
- a CDS encoding HAD-IIB family hydrolase — MMKLHSDNDYKFIIFDIGKTLFDKNEQKHISKNIISSILTLKSKGIKVGVCTMRTYDWCKKNVNINFDFYICLNGSYIVCNNKVIFQSRVENVFLNFDQLTYGSKTAFFKNYSSQNLAVSNGFVNDQMGILKWPFVIVLFNINSSSIKDFENKYNIYHWNETNSVALQNKKCSRVNGISKVLKYFNHNEKFLYFGDGPNDLEIFQKYDYCIMMGDGYHNLEKFAFAKTDSCSEEGVYKYLKQISII; from the coding sequence ATGATGAAATTACATTCAGATAATGATTATAAGTTTATAATTTTTGATATTGGAAAAACTCTATTTGATAAAAATGAGCAAAAACATATTTCAAAAAATATTATTTCTTCAATTTTAACCTTAAAATCTAAAGGAATAAAAGTAGGAGTATGTACTATGAGAACTTATGATTGATGTAAAAAAAATGTTAATATAAATTTTGATTTTTATATTTGTTTAAATGGATCATATATTGTATGCAATAATAAGGTGATATTTCAAAGTAGAGTAGAAAATGTTTTTTTGAATTTTGATCAGTTAACCTATGGGTCAAAAACAGCATTCTTTAAAAACTATTCATCCCAAAACCTTGCTGTTTCAAATGGTTTTGTAAATGATCAGATGGGAATTTTAAAATGGCCTTTTGTTATTGTATTATTTAATATCAATTCTTCTTCTATAAAAGATTTTGAGAATAAATATAATATATATCATTGAAATGAAACAAATTCTGTGGCTTTACAAAATAAAAAATGTTCAAGGGTAAATGGTATTTCTAAGGTTTTAAAATATTTTAACCATAATGAAAAATTTTTATATTTTGGTGATGGACCAAATGATTTAGAAATCTTTCAAAAATATGATTATTGTATTATGATGGGAGATGGATATCATAATTTAGAAAAATTTGCTTTTGCTAAAACTGATTCATGCTCTGAAGAAGGAGTATATAAATATTTAAAACAAATTTCAATTATTTAA
- a CDS encoding pentapeptide repeat-containing protein: MVYNEGNIKSFYEILDNNKDEYISSFDLKDVKLFNLNLSNLHLKNITFCNVYFWKVNFVNIIFEDCLFEDCIFEDTTLNFVTFDKDELIKTKFLNAKGKVLNILDTISEELIFESIGIEELNIVNSKLDIFNIIKSNIIEFKLYRNKFNELYLENSVIDLKIKECTFIQLIAKQNIFNYLLLNKIVFDIVDIINNTVYDLKIFNSKFLNSEFRQNLILLTKITELQTSKTLVKNNIIFLNELRDIDERKVLLLKSNYQDFDHVDLYKTGDRYLNIYLFDNQSITKSLFYLRAINIYFYEIKSNFQKYKIVNDQNFIGLWKKIFLEIINIKYKEFNVEIDYFNEDIQYDILNLYDYLIFGDLDLHKNLMKKRNKYIIDEDVETDQKVLKDEYGYRSSIYYKYSKGYEDDEAFEEYEEKQIHFDKDKKDILEEKTNNCKKEILSREYGLKNVNNIFSKRIMVLTIDLHGTKNDVDSIYKINMSIFSNKKLVETKYIVFKPKNYDLYPNSYLKSSFIEKNDNLSGFESYKKLEHLPKLEDFINDILIIFKDIDYVITYNSSYHLRIFLKAIEPYCEVYINYFDIYTIAKYKYMDKDISKKMFDIAQYLSITSDEFEGDFGRNFTIFKIFINLYSEKEYEEVFYLKKHYLKET, translated from the coding sequence ATGGTTTATAACGAAGGGAATATAAAATCATTTTATGAAATTTTAGACAATAATAAAGATGAATATATATCTTCTTTTGATTTAAAAGATGTAAAATTATTTAATCTTAATTTGTCAAATTTGCATTTAAAAAATATTACATTTTGTAATGTGTATTTTTGAAAAGTAAATTTTGTCAATATTATTTTTGAAGATTGTTTATTTGAAGACTGTATTTTTGAAGATACAACATTAAATTTTGTAACATTTGATAAAGATGAACTTATTAAAACCAAATTTTTAAACGCTAAGGGTAAGGTACTTAATATATTAGATACAATTTCTGAAGAATTGATTTTTGAATCTATTGGCATTGAAGAATTAAATATTGTAAATTCAAAATTAGATATTTTTAATATTATTAAAAGTAATATAATTGAGTTTAAATTATATAGAAATAAATTTAATGAATTGTATTTAGAAAATAGCGTAATAGATTTAAAAATAAAAGAGTGTACTTTTATTCAATTAATTGCTAAACAAAATATATTCAATTACTTACTATTGAATAAAATTGTATTTGATATTGTAGATATTATAAATAATACAGTGTATGATTTAAAAATATTTAATTCAAAATTTCTTAATAGTGAGTTTAGACAAAATTTAATTTTATTAACTAAAATAACAGAGTTACAAACTAGTAAAACGTTAGTTAAAAATAATATTATATTTTTAAATGAACTTAGAGATATTGATGAAAGAAAAGTATTACTTTTAAAATCTAATTATCAAGATTTTGATCATGTGGACTTGTATAAAACTGGGGATAGATATTTGAATATTTATTTATTTGATAATCAATCAATTACTAAAAGTCTATTTTATTTAAGAGCTATTAATATCTATTTTTATGAAATTAAATCTAATTTTCAAAAATATAAAATAGTAAATGATCAAAATTTTATAGGATTATGAAAGAAAATATTTCTAGAAATTATCAACATTAAATATAAAGAATTTAATGTTGAAATTGATTATTTTAATGAAGATATACAATATGATATTTTAAATTTATATGATTATTTAATTTTTGGAGACCTTGATTTGCATAAAAATTTAATGAAAAAAAGAAATAAATATATAATTGATGAAGATGTTGAAACAGACCAAAAAGTTCTAAAAGATGAATATGGATACAGGTCATCAATATACTATAAATATTCAAAAGGTTATGAAGATGATGAAGCTTTTGAAGAATATGAAGAAAAACAAATTCATTTTGATAAAGATAAAAAAGATATTCTAGAAGAGAAAACAAATAATTGTAAAAAAGAGATATTGTCTAGGGAATATGGCTTAAAAAATGTTAATAATATCTTTAGTAAAAGAATTATGGTATTAACAATTGATCTGCATGGAACCAAAAATGATGTAGATTCAATATATAAAATTAATATGAGTATATTCTCGAATAAAAAACTTGTAGAAACTAAATATATTGTTTTTAAGCCTAAAAACTATGATTTATATCCAAATTCATATTTAAAGAGTTCTTTTATTGAAAAAAATGATAATCTTTCAGGGTTTGAATCATATAAAAAGTTAGAACATCTCCCAAAACTTGAAGATTTTATCAATGATATTTTAATTATTTTTAAAGATATTGATTATGTAATCACATATAATTCTTCGTATCATTTAAGAATATTTTTAAAAGCAATTGAACCTTATTGTGAAGTGTATATTAACTATTTTGATATATATACAATTGCAAAGTATAAATATATGGACAAAGATATTTCTAAAAAAATGTTTGATATTGCTCAATATTTAAGTATTACTTCTGATGAATTTGAAGGTGATTTTGGTAGAAATTTTACAATATTTAAGATATTTATAAATTTATATTCTGAAAAAGAATATGAGGAAGTTTTTTATTTAAAAAAACATTATTTAAAAGAAACTTAG
- a CDS encoding ATP-dependent DNA helicase, with translation MYVKKFEKAKFIEFHNGYEWKWKFELNSGKHIIVEQGVLKFILGRVPIKNEELLLEFKVNHIENPNELIKIKSIYLVHEYKIKILTEMISDILNPIGINPWDVYNILKKVERKMYASNSESSTSYNYFVKQLEKFAQNIESENRDIKTGIDKLIPLKNKIESIKKYEKMILFYLDNSIKPLYINQLLFSLNYQKIEFDLSDNLINYITNFFYDQHNYDLKNEFTYINDLLISLGVLVNDKLRMAYEMRYLCTLKAFDTGNTYLEKDEFNSLFEYKLLFENRNEITQTLFNKKWIIEENNVIFEKLIYIQEKSVSEKLVHFLMENNELTNNLDEFLFNKTIEEIKLSDEQKEALKLFSNNKILLINGGAGTGKTTVIKAMIELFLKAYPMSSKKIFVAAPTGMAANNIKEKMNDDIFRNTKIGTIHSILEAIDFHTFMRNENNKIEADLLIVDESSMINLFAFYSLFKAIPNTIKRIVFIGDSNQLPPIEVGNVFEQMVNFDFIPKVTLKQNHRQLNGKGIIELSQKILSNDLNRTNVYEFIDSLKKYSDIEMMFDIKPDELYEMMYEKYSVPKEEYIQQKFQIITPVTSSEKEYSYNDSKLNTKISNKINTDKKFHKNIKLNDKIMILKNDNNIEIYNGQLGWINPKENKIDDVIFYNMKMKNKDLPIFDNSNQIYTFASSSTVQMKLAYAITVHKSQGGEFDELMYCVEGKTSNERLFHNKRMAYTAVTRAKNNLILCGKKEVFVEQILTNFKNIKSMMIYFINNCLTVKEGE, from the coding sequence ATGTATGTTAAAAAGTTTGAGAAAGCAAAATTTATTGAATTTCATAATGGATATGAATGAAAATGAAAATTTGAATTAAATTCTGGAAAACACATAATTGTAGAACAAGGGGTTTTAAAATTTATTCTTGGACGTGTTCCTATTAAAAATGAAGAACTTTTATTAGAATTTAAAGTTAATCATATTGAAAACCCAAATGAATTAATTAAAATAAAAAGTATTTATTTGGTTCATGAATATAAAATTAAAATTCTAACTGAAATGATAAGTGATATATTAAATCCAATTGGGATTAATCCATGAGATGTATATAACATATTAAAAAAAGTAGAACGAAAAATGTATGCAAGTAATAGTGAGAGTTCTACTTCTTATAACTATTTTGTTAAGCAATTAGAGAAATTTGCACAAAATATTGAAAGTGAAAATAGAGATATAAAAACGGGAATCGATAAATTAATACCTCTAAAAAATAAAATTGAATCTATTAAAAAATATGAAAAAATGATTTTATTTTATTTAGATAATTCAATTAAACCTTTATATATAAATCAATTATTGTTTTCTTTGAATTACCAAAAAATTGAATTTGATCTTTCTGATAATTTAATTAATTATATTACTAACTTTTTTTATGATCAACACAATTATGATCTAAAAAATGAATTTACATATATTAATGATTTGTTAATCAGTTTAGGTGTTTTGGTTAATGATAAACTTAGAATGGCTTATGAAATGCGATATCTTTGTACTTTGAAAGCATTTGATACTGGAAATACTTATTTAGAAAAAGATGAATTTAATTCATTATTCGAATATAAATTATTATTTGAAAATAGAAATGAAATAACTCAAACATTATTCAATAAAAAATGAATTATAGAAGAGAATAATGTAATTTTTGAAAAATTAATCTATATACAAGAAAAAAGTGTCTCTGAAAAATTGGTTCATTTTCTTATGGAAAATAATGAATTAACTAATAATTTAGATGAATTTTTATTTAATAAAACAATTGAAGAAATAAAATTGTCTGATGAACAAAAAGAAGCTTTAAAGTTATTTTCAAATAATAAAATACTTTTAATAAACGGTGGCGCTGGAACTGGAAAAACAACTGTTATAAAAGCTATGATTGAATTATTTTTAAAAGCTTATCCAATGTCTTCTAAAAAAATATTTGTTGCAGCTCCAACAGGGATGGCTGCAAATAATATTAAAGAAAAAATGAATGATGATATATTTAGGAACACTAAAATTGGTACAATTCATTCAATTCTTGAAGCAATTGATTTCCATACATTTATGAGAAATGAAAATAACAAAATTGAAGCTGACTTATTAATTGTTGATGAATCATCAATGATTAATTTATTTGCATTTTATAGTTTATTTAAAGCAATTCCAAATACTATTAAAAGAATTGTGTTCATTGGAGATAGCAATCAATTACCACCAATTGAAGTTGGTAATGTTTTTGAACAGATGGTTAATTTTGATTTCATACCAAAAGTAACTTTAAAACAAAATCATAGGCAATTAAATGGTAAAGGTATTATTGAGTTATCACAAAAAATATTAAGCAATGATCTTAATAGAACAAATGTTTATGAATTTATTGATTCATTAAAAAAATATTCAGATATTGAAATGATGTTTGATATCAAACCTGATGAATTATATGAAATGATGTATGAAAAATACAGTGTACCAAAAGAAGAATACATTCAACAAAAATTTCAAATAATTACTCCAGTCACATCTTCAGAAAAAGAATATTCTTATAATGATTCAAAATTAAATACAAAAATTTCAAATAAAATAAATACTGATAAAAAGTTTCATAAAAATATTAAATTAAATGATAAAATAATGATTTTAAAAAATGATAATAATATTGAAATTTATAATGGACAATTGGGATGAATCAATCCAAAAGAAAATAAAATAGATGATGTAATATTTTATAATATGAAAATGAAAAACAAAGATTTACCTATATTTGATAATTCAAATCAAATATATACTTTTGCTTCATCTTCAACAGTTCAAATGAAATTGGCCTATGCAATAACTGTTCATAAATCTCAAGGAGGAGAATTTGATGAGTTAATGTATTGTGTTGAAGGCAAAACAAGTAATGAAAGATTATTTCACAATAAAAGAATGGCATATACTGCAGTAACACGAGCAAAAAATAATCTAATTCTTTGTGGAAAAAAGGAAGTTTTTGTTGAACAAATATTGACAAATTTTAAAAATATAAAATCAATGATGATTTATTTTATCAATAATTGTTTAACAGTAAAAGAAGGAGAATAA